A genomic region of Daphnia magna isolate NIES unplaced genomic scaffold, ASM2063170v1.1 Dm_contigs292, whole genome shotgun sequence contains the following coding sequences:
- the LOC123468112 gene encoding uncharacterized protein LOC123468112, with protein MPNQVCVICGEYKRSGKVSFFSIPKQDTRLKNKSDRELVERRIAAWMAAIGSNINKYYGTPSVCSLHFHSGKPAYMFYVDDVDWVPSKNLTNTDQHDEQDHDFDSDLSHAHPSCEDSLRVDDSTVHEIIVNSSSLSDNSTLHDNVLHGTFQSNDITMDDTSLDSNFEHNDTSTGITNPEEQTLREIKTHFETFHSTIQTESDKVLHSQTQVSPKVINLG; from the exons ATGCCTAATCAAGTTTGTGTTATTTGCGGTGAATATAAAAGGTCGggaaaagtttcttttttttctatccctAAACAAGATAcaagattgaaaaataaaagtgatAGAGAGTTAGTTGAAAGAAGAATTGCAGCTTGGATGGCAGCTATTGGATCTAATATCAATAAGTACTATGGTACACCCTCTGTGTGTTCTTtacattttcattcag GCAAACCAGCATACATGTTTTATGTAGATGATGTTGACTGGGTTCCGTCAAAGAATTTAACTAACACAGATCAACATGATGAACAAgatcatgattttgattcagaCTTATCAC ATGCACACCCAAGTTGTGAAGACAGTTTACGAGTTGATGACAGTACAGTGCATGAGATCATTGTAAATTCAAGCAGTCTTAGTGACAACAGCACATTGCATGATAATGTGTTGCATGGCACATTTCAAAGTAACGACATTACAATGGATGACACTTCTTTGGATTCTAACTTTGAACATAATGATACCTCTACAG ggattacTAATCCGGAAGAACAAACATTAAGAGAAATTAAGACACATTTTGAAACGTTTCATTCTACAATTCAAACAG aATCTGACAAGGTGTTACATTCACAGACACAAGTTTCTCCTAAAGTCATTAACTTGGGTTAA